The Streptomyces sp. NL15-2K genome contains a region encoding:
- a CDS encoding MFS transporter yields the protein MTTHVDARPTYLAVLAVREARSPFLGSCLARMSFAVLPLSLLLSVRDATGSFAVAGLTSGALSATLTLFAPARARLIDRKGSRTGLIWLAVPYLLGLAALITLAEAGAPTAALLVAAAIAGVFAPPLGPTMRVLWAKILHARQPLLHTAYALDSVTEEVVFTVGPLLAGGLIAVAAPLASMITVMVLIAAGTVCFVLSAATAAAPASDEPDEDQPHGRPMALPGMRTIVLSFGGVGLVVGVLQVVLPFIADDAGSPSAGGVLLALLSAGSAVGGLTYGRIGWRSTPVQRFAVLVTGFTLTVLPLCLTESPVPAGAFAFLVGLCLAPLFTTAYLLVNDLVTASRIAPTEANTWVSTANNGGFAAGSAAAGVLLDSQGPALTVTAAFAVAAAIAVMTVLRRRTLVLDTWNSEPAAAEPVDRTAPVKAEPEE from the coding sequence GTGACCACGCACGTCGACGCCAGACCCACCTACCTCGCGGTGCTGGCCGTGCGCGAGGCCCGCTCGCCGTTCCTCGGCAGCTGCCTGGCACGCATGTCCTTCGCCGTGCTGCCGCTGTCGCTGCTGCTGTCGGTCCGCGACGCGACGGGGTCCTTCGCCGTCGCGGGACTCACCTCCGGCGCGCTGTCGGCCACGCTCACTCTGTTCGCGCCCGCCCGCGCCCGGCTGATCGACCGCAAGGGCTCACGGACCGGACTGATCTGGCTGGCCGTCCCCTACCTGCTGGGGCTCGCCGCGCTGATCACGCTGGCCGAAGCGGGGGCGCCCACGGCGGCGCTGCTCGTCGCCGCCGCGATCGCGGGCGTGTTCGCGCCGCCGCTCGGGCCGACCATGCGCGTCCTGTGGGCGAAGATCCTGCACGCCCGCCAGCCCCTGCTGCACACCGCCTACGCCCTCGACTCGGTCACCGAGGAAGTGGTGTTCACCGTGGGTCCGCTGCTGGCGGGCGGTCTGATCGCGGTCGCCGCGCCGCTCGCGTCGATGATCACGGTCATGGTGCTCATCGCGGCCGGCACCGTGTGCTTCGTGCTGTCCGCCGCGACGGCCGCTGCCCCCGCCTCGGACGAACCCGACGAGGACCAGCCGCACGGCCGGCCCATGGCCCTGCCCGGGATGCGCACGATCGTGCTGTCCTTCGGCGGGGTCGGCCTGGTCGTCGGGGTGCTGCAGGTCGTGCTGCCGTTCATCGCCGACGACGCGGGCTCGCCCAGCGCGGGCGGCGTCCTGCTGGCCCTGCTGTCGGCGGGCAGCGCGGTGGGCGGCCTCACCTACGGGCGGATCGGCTGGCGCTCGACACCGGTGCAGCGGTTCGCGGTGCTCGTCACCGGGTTCACACTGACGGTGCTGCCGCTGTGCCTGACCGAGAGCCCGGTGCCGGCCGGGGCGTTCGCCTTCCTCGTAGGGCTGTGTCTCGCCCCGCTGTTCACCACGGCCTACCTGCTGGTCAACGACCTGGTGACGGCGTCGAGGATCGCCCCGACCGAGGCCAACACCTGGGTGTCCACGGCCAACAACGGAGGGTTCGCCGCGGGCAGCGCCGCCGCCGGTGTGCTGCTCGACTCCCAGGGCCCCGCCCTCACCGTCACCGCCGCGTTCGCCGTGGCCGCCGCGATCGCCGTCATGACCGTCCTGCGCCGCCGGACCCTGGTCCTCGACACCTGGAACAGCGAGCCGGCCGCCGCGGAACCCGTCGACCGCACCGCACCCGTCAAAGCCGAACCCGAGGAGTGA
- a CDS encoding alpha/beta fold hydrolase, translating to MDFPLIRINPWYSGGCDGPPRVRLCALPYAGGTAAVFKDWPAALPSGVELLTAHLPGRGDRFAEPPLATLEETAEQLCAALPPSNLPTVVLGHSMGALLGYELAARLAARGRTPSLLIAAACRPPHVPPDGSGPATEAELAATLRDERPWDDALLDEELMEAVLPVLVADIVAGDRYHRPRPRALDLPLKVYIGADDDGTDWRTTLDWRACTARDCEVVVLPGGHYFVETDRAAVLARVAANLAEVVA from the coding sequence ATGGACTTCCCGCTCATCCGCATCAACCCCTGGTACAGCGGCGGCTGCGACGGCCCGCCCCGGGTGCGGCTGTGCGCGCTGCCGTACGCGGGCGGCACCGCGGCCGTCTTCAAGGACTGGCCCGCCGCGCTGCCCTCCGGAGTGGAGCTGCTCACCGCGCATCTGCCGGGCCGCGGCGACCGGTTCGCCGAACCGCCCCTGGCCACCCTGGAGGAGACCGCCGAGCAGCTGTGCGCGGCGCTGCCGCCCAGCAACCTGCCCACGGTCGTCCTCGGCCACAGTATGGGCGCCCTGCTGGGGTACGAACTGGCGGCGCGGCTCGCGGCGCGGGGCCGCACCCCGAGCCTGCTCATCGCCGCGGCCTGCCGTCCCCCGCACGTCCCGCCGGACGGCTCCGGTCCCGCGACCGAGGCCGAGCTGGCCGCCACCCTGCGGGACGAACGGCCGTGGGACGACGCCCTGCTGGACGAGGAACTCATGGAAGCGGTGCTGCCCGTCCTGGTCGCCGACATCGTCGCCGGTGACCGCTACCACCGCCCTCGGCCCCGCGCGCTCGACCTGCCGCTGAAGGTCTACATCGGCGCCGACGACGACGGGACCGACTGGCGGACCACCCTGGACTGGCGCGCGTGCACCGCGCGGGACTGCGAGGTCGTCGTCCTGCCCGGCGGCCACTACTTCGTGGAGACCGACCGCGCGGCCGTCCTCGCCCGCGTCGCCGCGAACCTCGCCGAGGTGGTGGCGTGA
- the gntD gene encoding guanitoxin biosynthesis L-enduracididine beta-hydroxylase GntD: MTDLQLRTITLTDEENTEVDDLLRTLADVPVDSTVALLHRTRLAAQELPLRIRTELTGMRLYDSPRALVVTGFGIDDDRIGPTPATRPTPDPERTRNQELLLLLHAALLGEAFGWATQQNGRLVHDVLPIPGEETEQMGSSSKAELLWHTEDAFHQLRCDYVGLLCLRNHQRAVTTLGWPDLSRLTPEDRATLLEPRYLIRPDTSHTPEQNAAGAQSAERFAAIAEMDDTPERVAVLFGDPEDPYLRIDPAYMSPAPGDAAARRAYDNIAALIEDGLQYVALDAGSLLLVDNYQAVHGRKPFAAAYDGRDRWLKRVNITRDLRRSRSARQSATSLLV, translated from the coding sequence ATGACTGACCTTCAGCTGCGCACCATCACACTCACCGATGAGGAGAACACTGAGGTCGACGACCTGTTGCGCACCCTGGCCGATGTACCGGTCGACTCCACCGTGGCGCTGCTGCACCGCACCCGGCTCGCCGCACAGGAACTGCCGCTGCGCATCCGCACCGAGCTGACCGGGATGCGGCTCTACGACAGCCCGCGCGCCCTCGTCGTCACAGGCTTCGGCATCGACGACGACCGGATCGGACCGACCCCCGCGACCCGCCCCACCCCGGATCCCGAGCGGACCCGAAACCAGGAACTGCTGCTCCTGCTGCACGCGGCCCTGCTCGGTGAGGCCTTCGGCTGGGCCACCCAGCAGAACGGCCGGCTCGTCCACGACGTGCTGCCCATCCCCGGCGAGGAGACCGAGCAGATGGGCTCCAGCAGCAAGGCCGAGCTGCTGTGGCACACCGAGGACGCGTTCCACCAGCTGCGCTGCGACTACGTGGGCCTGCTGTGCCTGCGCAACCACCAGCGTGCCGTGACCACCCTGGGCTGGCCCGACCTGTCCCGGCTCACCCCCGAGGACCGGGCCACGCTCCTCGAACCGCGCTATCTGATCCGCCCCGACACCTCGCACACGCCCGAGCAGAACGCGGCGGGCGCGCAGTCGGCCGAACGGTTCGCGGCGATCGCCGAGATGGACGACACCCCGGAGCGCGTCGCCGTCCTGTTCGGCGACCCCGAAGACCCGTATCTGCGGATCGACCCGGCCTACATGAGCCCGGCGCCCGGGGACGCGGCCGCCCGGCGGGCGTACGACAACATCGCCGCGCTCATCGAGGACGGGCTGCAGTACGTCGCCCTGGACGCGGGCTCGCTGCTGCTCGTCGACAACTACCAGGCCGTGCACGGCCGCAAGCCGTTCGCCGCCGCCTACGACGGCCGCGACCGCTGGCTCAAGCGCGTCAACATCACCCGCGATCTGCGCCGCTCCCGGTCCGCCCGGCAGTCGGCCACCTCGCTGCTGGTCTGA
- a CDS encoding amino acid adenylation domain-containing protein has protein sequence MKFPPRRPAHDPERPGEPARPEVSSSRSTGPVRPARSRVARGHRGDVSGIPKIWYWLETAFFRIAPVEIMAANDLRYFQCPPCGFRFPAVRGIIVTNYGAELGGKNAAADSFERHSMITPERSAILYQGAVTGYGELNRRAEAIAARLAAAGAGPSTLVTVVLPRDPDLVATLCAVLKLGAACLPADPGAPAGRQREILADAAPDVLVTTRAAAPEFTGDWPVCFLDDEPPTIPVVPPIHIARSVPGIAYILYTEPPDGRPGNSVVSYADLARYIDDPGIGIPVGAEILHLIAPLLSGNRLVLDADEVIHRPVTSVAPRDVVEEVVAQVWCAVLGVDRVGVRDRFFDLGGKSLLAVQVVARLRKLLGVELPLRALFDAPTVEELAAWVRAEHAGGQDGREEAALRPVERGGPLPLSFAQQRLWFLDQLVPDSAFYTMCDAFRIRGRLDLDALRRALRMLVARHETLRTAFVERDGVPYQVIDAADRPGARRAAALTRVDLTPLEPAEREESARRLVAAEAQTPFRLADGALMRVVVAQLADDEHVLVVTMHHIVSDAWSVGVLVDELGRLYRECVTGDPAGLPPLDVQYADFAVWQRDWMTGPVQEEQLAYWKRALDGAPSVLRLPTDHPRPAVQSGRGETVEFALPDAVVTALEELGREQGVTLFMTLLGAFQVLLARHAGHEDIVVGVPSAGRTRTETEPLVGFFVNTLPLRVTCAPGLSFRDLLEQVREAALGAFAHQDLPFETLVETLAPERDLSHNPLVQITFQLLNTPAARPDLPGAEVERYPVGEAVSQFDLSLDIKRADDGSYRGILNYCPDLFDRPRMDVLAAHYLTLLGGVAADPGHPIGDLPLSGEAERRLLLGEFGQRDAALAGPGGVPERFAEVVRAAPDARAVTCGEDTLTFAELDAQVASLARTLLALGITPETPVAVCLPRSTDSVVALLAVMRAGGVYVPLDPEWPADRTAYVLDDTAAPVVITRDLPAGPGRVHLDPRQPAADGSVTAPHIRPDQAAYIIYTSGSTGAPKGVAVQHRSLNHLTSTLQATFLGHDPYLAGADSVPPGDRKLRATLTAPFTFDASMEQLSWMLAGHELFIVPEDVRRDPSALVRFVKEHRIDVIDTTSSQLELLTSAGLLEGAWAPSMVMVGGEAVSPSLWQALRGQRRTRAFNLYGPTEATVDATCHDLSGPVDIPVIGTPLPDVRLRVLDERLRPVPVGVAGEIYLGGPGLARGYVNRPALTAQRFIADPYSDTPGSRLYRTGDRARRRPDGTLEYLGRTDDQIKLRGFRIEPGEIETVLTHHPTVKEAAVTVAADDGTARLIALVALGSRAPYGSSADGGQGAQVEDWNDVFETTHIDAADGELTFNIKGWNDSLTGAPIPAEHMREWVGTTVVRLLDGPAKRVLEIGCGTGLLMWRLLPHVAEYTGTDFSRPAVEWLREGLRRRPAHQARLHHREATDFTGVDAASTDLVVINSVVQYFPDRDYLDAVLDRAVDATADQGRVFVGDVRNLALAPQFYARQALAHADPGSSAQDVARAAGELAARDSELLISPEYFTALAARSPRVTGVEILPRRGRHRNEMSLYRYDVVLHVGDRPAAPEAEVITWGDQVHDLASLSARLDHRGPDALLVRGVANDRLTRDNELLEAPVRTTAVDPEDLWTLEDSTPYRVSVSWAAADPRGAMDVLLVRQGACDDRPLLVPHPAPGPSARLTNAPTRHRRTTEEGPAADGLRSWLAERLPAHLLPARIVEVDALPRTGTGKLDRGALGGLVTAGRAARQSDSAATAPRTGLEQTLANAWAQVLGLPEVGVHDNFFTLGGDSLLAIRAVARCRRAGVQLTVRQLLSEQTVAALAAALDEENHD, from the coding sequence ATGAAATTCCCGCCCCGGCGCCCGGCGCATGATCCGGAGCGGCCGGGCGAACCTGCGCGGCCAGAGGTGAGTTCCAGCCGTTCCACCGGCCCTGTGCGGCCCGCCCGGTCACGGGTCGCACGAGGACATCGCGGAGATGTATCAGGTATTCCAAAGATTTGGTATTGGCTGGAAACCGCCTTTTTTCGTATTGCGCCGGTAGAGATCATGGCTGCGAATGACCTCAGATACTTTCAATGTCCACCTTGTGGTTTCCGATTTCCGGCGGTACGGGGGATCATCGTGACGAATTACGGCGCTGAACTCGGAGGGAAAAACGCAGCGGCAGACAGCTTCGAACGACATTCCATGATCACGCCGGAGCGGAGCGCGATTCTGTATCAGGGGGCCGTGACCGGTTACGGGGAGCTGAATCGGCGGGCCGAGGCGATCGCCGCGCGTCTGGCGGCCGCGGGCGCCGGTCCCTCGACGCTGGTGACGGTGGTCCTGCCGCGCGATCCTGACCTCGTCGCCACCCTGTGTGCGGTGCTCAAACTGGGTGCCGCGTGCCTTCCCGCGGACCCTGGCGCTCCGGCCGGACGGCAGCGCGAGATCCTCGCCGACGCGGCCCCCGATGTCCTCGTCACCACCCGTGCCGCCGCTCCAGAATTCACCGGCGACTGGCCTGTCTGTTTCCTGGACGACGAGCCGCCGACAATCCCTGTTGTCCCGCCGATTCACATCGCGCGGAGCGTGCCGGGAATCGCCTACATTCTTTATACGGAACCCCCTGATGGAAGGCCGGGTAATTCGGTTGTCTCCTACGCCGATTTGGCGCGCTATATCGACGACCCGGGCATCGGGATTCCGGTCGGGGCGGAGATTCTCCACCTGATCGCGCCGCTCCTGTCAGGCAATCGTCTTGTGCTGGACGCCGATGAGGTCATACACCGGCCGGTCACCTCTGTGGCGCCACGCGATGTGGTGGAGGAGGTCGTGGCGCAGGTCTGGTGCGCCGTGCTCGGCGTCGACCGGGTCGGCGTGCGGGACCGCTTCTTCGACCTGGGCGGCAAGTCGCTGCTGGCAGTCCAGGTGGTGGCGCGCCTGCGGAAGCTGCTCGGTGTCGAGCTGCCGCTGCGGGCCCTGTTCGACGCGCCGACGGTCGAGGAGCTGGCCGCCTGGGTGCGGGCCGAACACGCCGGCGGCCAGGACGGCCGCGAGGAGGCGGCGCTCCGGCCGGTGGAGCGCGGCGGGCCGCTGCCGCTGTCGTTCGCGCAGCAACGCCTGTGGTTCCTGGACCAGTTGGTGCCCGACAGTGCCTTCTACACGATGTGCGACGCCTTCCGCATACGGGGACGGCTCGACCTGGACGCGCTGCGGCGGGCGCTGCGGATGCTGGTCGCTCGGCATGAGACGCTGCGGACGGCGTTCGTCGAGCGGGACGGTGTGCCGTACCAGGTCATTGATGCCGCCGACAGGCCGGGCGCGCGGCGCGCGGCCGCCCTCACGCGGGTCGACCTGACACCACTGGAGCCCGCCGAGCGGGAGGAGTCGGCGCGCAGGCTGGTGGCGGCGGAGGCGCAGACCCCCTTCCGCCTGGCGGACGGCGCGCTGATGCGCGTGGTGGTGGCCCAGCTGGCCGACGACGAGCATGTGCTGGTGGTCACCATGCACCACATCGTCTCCGACGCCTGGTCCGTGGGTGTGCTGGTGGACGAACTCGGCCGGCTGTACCGAGAGTGCGTCACGGGCGACCCCGCCGGACTCCCTCCACTGGACGTCCAGTACGCCGACTTCGCCGTCTGGCAGCGGGACTGGATGACCGGCCCGGTACAGGAGGAGCAACTCGCGTACTGGAAGCGGGCTTTGGACGGCGCGCCCTCGGTGCTGCGGCTGCCCACCGACCACCCGCGGCCCGCCGTCCAGTCCGGGCGGGGCGAGACGGTCGAGTTCGCGCTGCCCGATGCTGTGGTCACCGCGCTGGAGGAGCTGGGCCGGGAGCAGGGCGTCACCCTGTTCATGACACTGCTCGGCGCCTTCCAGGTACTGCTGGCGCGTCATGCCGGGCACGAGGACATCGTGGTCGGCGTGCCGTCGGCAGGGCGCACCCGCACCGAGACGGAACCCCTGGTCGGCTTCTTCGTCAACACGCTCCCCCTGCGCGTGACCTGCGCCCCCGGTCTGTCCTTCCGGGACCTCCTGGAGCAGGTGCGTGAGGCCGCACTCGGCGCCTTCGCCCATCAGGACCTGCCCTTCGAGACCCTGGTCGAGACACTCGCACCCGAGCGCGACCTCAGCCACAACCCCCTCGTCCAGATCACCTTCCAGCTCCTGAACACGCCGGCGGCGCGGCCGGACCTGCCCGGGGCGGAGGTGGAGCGGTACCCGGTCGGGGAGGCCGTCTCGCAGTTCGACCTGTCCTTGGACATCAAGCGGGCCGACGATGGATCGTACCGGGGGATCCTGAACTACTGCCCCGATCTGTTCGACCGGCCCCGCATGGACGTGCTGGCCGCCCACTATCTGACGCTGCTCGGCGGCGTTGCCGCGGACCCAGGCCACCCGATCGGCGATCTGCCGCTGTCCGGCGAGGCTGAACGGCGGCTGCTCCTTGGTGAGTTCGGGCAGCGGGACGCGGCGCTCGCCGGACCGGGCGGCGTCCCGGAGCGGTTCGCGGAGGTGGTGCGGGCGGCGCCGGACGCGCGGGCGGTGACGTGCGGCGAGGACACGCTCACGTTCGCCGAGCTGGACGCTCAAGTGGCGTCGCTGGCACGGACGTTGCTCGCCCTCGGGATCACCCCCGAGACGCCGGTCGCGGTCTGCCTGCCCCGCTCCACTGACAGCGTTGTCGCCCTGCTGGCTGTGATGCGGGCGGGCGGCGTCTACGTCCCCCTGGACCCGGAGTGGCCCGCCGACCGCACCGCCTACGTCCTGGACGACACCGCGGCACCCGTCGTCATCACCCGCGACCTGCCCGCAGGCCCCGGCCGCGTCCATCTCGACCCGCGGCAGCCCGCGGCCGACGGCTCGGTGACCGCGCCGCACATCCGCCCCGACCAGGCCGCTTACATCATCTACACGTCCGGCTCGACGGGCGCGCCGAAGGGTGTCGCCGTCCAGCACCGCTCCCTGAACCACCTCACCAGCACCCTGCAGGCGACCTTCCTCGGCCACGACCCGTATCTCGCCGGGGCCGACAGCGTGCCGCCCGGGGACAGGAAGCTGCGCGCGACGCTCACCGCGCCCTTCACGTTCGACGCGTCCATGGAGCAACTGAGCTGGATGCTGGCCGGTCACGAGCTGTTCATCGTGCCCGAGGACGTACGCCGCGACCCCTCGGCCCTGGTCCGGTTCGTCAAGGAGCACCGGATCGACGTCATCGACACGACGTCGTCGCAGCTCGAACTCCTCACGTCCGCCGGACTGCTGGAGGGAGCGTGGGCGCCGTCCATGGTCATGGTGGGCGGTGAGGCGGTCTCGCCGTCGCTGTGGCAGGCGCTGCGCGGCCAGCGGCGTACTCGCGCCTTCAACCTGTACGGCCCCACTGAAGCGACCGTCGACGCCACCTGCCACGATCTGTCCGGCCCTGTCGACATCCCCGTCATCGGCACTCCGCTGCCCGACGTCCGCCTCCGCGTCCTCGACGAGCGGCTGCGGCCGGTCCCCGTCGGAGTCGCCGGCGAGATCTACCTCGGCGGCCCGGGACTTGCCCGCGGCTACGTCAACCGCCCCGCCCTCACCGCGCAACGCTTCATCGCCGACCCCTACAGCGACACCCCCGGCAGCCGCCTCTACCGCACCGGCGACCGCGCCCGACGGCGCCCCGACGGCACCCTCGAATACCTCGGACGCACCGACGACCAGATCAAACTCCGCGGCTTCCGCATCGAACCCGGCGAGATCGAAACCGTCCTCACCCACCACCCGACCGTCAAGGAAGCCGCCGTCACCGTGGCCGCCGACGACGGCACCGCCCGGCTGATCGCCCTCGTCGCCCTCGGCTCCCGCGCCCCGTACGGCAGTTCGGCCGACGGCGGCCAGGGCGCCCAGGTCGAGGACTGGAACGACGTCTTCGAGACAACCCACATCGACGCCGCCGACGGCGAACTCACCTTCAACATCAAGGGCTGGAACGACAGCCTCACCGGTGCGCCGATCCCCGCCGAGCACATGCGGGAGTGGGTCGGCACCACCGTCGTCCGGCTCCTGGACGGGCCGGCCAAGCGCGTCCTGGAGATCGGCTGCGGCACCGGGCTGCTCATGTGGCGGCTGCTGCCGCACGTCGCCGAGTACACCGGCACCGACTTCTCGCGGCCCGCCGTGGAATGGCTCCGGGAAGGGCTGCGCCGCCGCCCCGCGCACCAGGCGCGGCTGCACCACCGCGAGGCGACCGACTTCACCGGCGTCGACGCCGCGTCCACCGACCTCGTCGTCATCAACTCGGTCGTCCAGTACTTCCCCGACCGCGACTATCTCGACGCCGTCCTGGACCGCGCCGTCGACGCCACGGCCGACCAGGGGCGCGTCTTCGTAGGAGACGTACGCAACCTCGCCCTCGCCCCGCAGTTCTACGCCCGCCAGGCCCTCGCGCACGCCGATCCCGGCTCCTCGGCGCAGGACGTGGCTCGCGCTGCCGGTGAACTCGCTGCCCGGGACAGCGAGTTGCTGATCTCCCCCGAGTACTTCACCGCGCTCGCCGCCCGCTCGCCCCGCGTCACCGGAGTCGAGATCCTGCCCCGCCGGGGACGGCACCGCAACGAGATGAGCCTGTACCGCTACGACGTGGTGCTGCACGTGGGTGACCGTCCGGCCGCCCCGGAGGCGGAGGTGATCACCTGGGGCGATCAGGTGCACGACCTGGCGTCGCTGTCCGCCCGCCTGGACCACAGGGGTCCGGACGCCCTGCTCGTGCGCGGCGTCGCCAACGACCGCCTGACCCGCGACAACGAGCTGCTCGAAGCGCCCGTACGCACGACGGCCGTCGACCCCGAGGACCTGTGGACGCTGGAGGACTCCACCCCCTACCGGGTGAGCGTCAGCTGGGCCGCCGCAGATCCGCGGGGCGCGATGGACGTCCTGCTGGTCCGGCAGGGCGCCTGCGACGACCGTCCGCTGCTCGTCCCCCACCCCGCGCCCGGACCGTCGGCCCGGCTGACGAACGCGCCGACCCGGCATCGGCGTACGACCGAAGAGGGCCCGGCCGCCGACGGGCTGCGTTCCTGGCTCGCCGAACGACTGCCCGCCCATCTGCTGCCCGCGCGGATCGTCGAGGTGGACGCACTGCCCCGCACCGGCACCGGCAAGCTCGACCGGGGAGCACTCGGCGGGCTCGTCACCGCAGGCCGCGCCGCCCGGCAGAGCGACAGCGCCGCCACCGCGCCCCGTACCGGCCTCGAACAGACCCTGGCCAACGCGTGGGCGCAGGTGCTCGGCCTCCCCGAGGTCGGCGTGCACGACAACTTCTTCACCCTGGGCGGGGACTCCCTCCTCGCCATCAGGGCCGTCGCCCGGTGCCGTCGGGCCGGCGTCCAGCTGACCGTCCGGCAGTTGCTGAGCGAGCAGACCGTCGCCGCGTTGGCGGCAGCCCTCGATGAGGAGAACCATGACTGA
- a CDS encoding dihydrofolate reductase family protein translates to MTATYTFDVFSSLDGFGAASGNWTGYWGKQGPELLDHRLALYSEEQRMVFGANTYRAFARMLASSTEGSDVRDPWVTRMRSLPATVVSTTLEGVLDWPDANVVSGDAVDVVARLKEESEVPLRSHGSLSMNRALMAAGLVDRVQLTLFPVITGQTGLDPIFQGAADFDLELIESRTLDGHIQELVYRPTLHV, encoded by the coding sequence ATGACCGCCACCTACACCTTCGACGTCTTTTCCAGCCTCGACGGCTTCGGCGCCGCCAGTGGCAACTGGACCGGCTACTGGGGCAAGCAGGGCCCCGAGCTCCTCGACCACCGCCTTGCCCTGTACAGCGAGGAGCAGCGGATGGTCTTCGGGGCCAACACGTATCGGGCGTTCGCGCGGATGCTGGCCTCGAGCACCGAGGGGTCCGACGTGCGTGATCCATGGGTCACACGGATGAGGAGCCTGCCGGCAACGGTGGTGTCGACCACACTGGAAGGAGTCCTCGACTGGCCGGATGCCAACGTCGTGAGCGGGGACGCCGTCGACGTCGTCGCCCGGCTCAAGGAGGAGTCCGAGGTGCCGTTGCGCTCGCACGGCAGCCTGTCGATGAACCGGGCGCTGATGGCCGCCGGTCTGGTCGACCGTGTCCAGTTGACGCTCTTCCCTGTGATCACCGGTCAGACCGGGCTGGATCCGATCTTCCAGGGTGCGGCCGACTTCGACCTCGAGCTGATCGAGAGCCGGACGCTCGACGGCCACATCCAAGAGCTCGTCTACCGTCCCACCCTGCACGTTTGA